One Phycisphaera mikurensis NBRC 102666 DNA window includes the following coding sequences:
- a CDS encoding methionyl-tRNA formyltransferase gives MRLLLFGSGAFGVPTFAALHAAHEVVALAGPPDRPAGRKRVLTPAPAVAWAREAGVEPWRSENVNDPAFVARAADAGVDASVVIAFGQKLGPPLLAAMGRLSVNLHGSLLPAWRGAAPVQRSVMAGEAVTGVSVIALAERMDAGAVYEQAELAVQPHETAGEVHDRLAALGPAAVLAVLARLEDGTLAPWEQDASAATHAAKLRKADGTTAFDAPPAAVAARINGLNPWPGCRVAVRGPAGEEAGFLLLRRAEPGGDRVDGEPPAAGTVDEEGRVAAAGGIVRLLEVQVPGRGVIPLAGFRRGGGLPRGSVLHAVEA, from the coding sequence ATGCGGCTGCTCCTGTTCGGCTCCGGCGCCTTCGGCGTGCCCACCTTCGCGGCGCTGCACGCCGCGCACGAGGTGGTCGCGCTGGCGGGCCCGCCGGACCGGCCGGCCGGCCGCAAGCGGGTGCTGACGCCCGCCCCCGCCGTCGCCTGGGCCCGGGAGGCCGGGGTCGAGCCGTGGCGGAGCGAGAACGTCAACGATCCCGCGTTCGTGGCTCGCGCGGCCGACGCCGGCGTCGACGCCTCGGTCGTCATCGCCTTCGGCCAGAAGCTCGGGCCGCCGCTGCTCGCCGCCATGGGGCGTCTGTCCGTCAACCTGCACGGCTCGCTGCTGCCCGCTTGGCGGGGGGCGGCGCCGGTGCAGCGCTCGGTGATGGCGGGCGAGGCGGTGACCGGCGTGAGCGTGATCGCGCTGGCGGAGCGGATGGACGCGGGCGCCGTCTACGAGCAGGCCGAGCTGGCGGTGCAGCCCCACGAGACCGCCGGCGAGGTGCACGACCGCCTCGCGGCCCTGGGCCCGGCCGCGGTTCTGGCCGTGCTCGCCCGCCTGGAGGACGGGACGCTGGCCCCCTGGGAACAGGACGCGTCGGCCGCGACCCACGCGGCGAAGCTGCGGAAGGCCGACGGAACGACCGCCTTCGACGCCCCGCCCGCCGCGGTGGCCGCACGGATCAACGGCTTGAACCCCTGGCCGGGGTGCCGCGTCGCGGTCCGCGGGCCCGCCGGCGAAGAAGCCGGCTTCCTGCTGCTGCGGCGGGCAGAACCGGGAGGCGACCGGGTGGACGGGGAGCCGCCGGCGGCCGGGACCGTCGACGAGGAGGGCCGGGTGGCCGCGGCGGGCGGGATCGTCCGCCTGCTCGAGGTGCAGGTGCCGGGCCGCGGCGTGATCCCGCTGGCGGGGTTCCGGCGCGGCGGCGGCCTCCCCCGCGGCTCGGTGCTGCACGCCGTGGAGGCCTAG
- a CDS encoding TlpA family protein disulfide reductase, translated as MRLAPSTLALLAAALLAGPAAAQEAPAAEAPAADAPATGAAPLPERLQAAGAELRQVLASPDAVLDPEQREANRDRVVPAILKMRGLLSEGIEAGMVPPAATGEFDMMLALYEHEETVERLEAEAEAEGPAADGAFGSLVAADALAATDDAGRDAAVGRFADRAAERPDSEALVGVGGMLMSLPGMGEAQRERVMAVLDETLTSEGAARVVAGMKAESEAEGKLDALVGQPLVLAGTTADGGTVSTADWKGKVVLVDFWATWCGPCIAELPKVKKAYADYKDQGLEVLGVSCDASAEDVTSFVADQDGMPWPNLFEEGQDGWHPLATELGVRAIPTMFLIDRAGIVRSVTAREDYKELIPVLLAEEAPSM; from the coding sequence ATGCGCCTCGCTCCTTCCACCCTCGCCCTCCTCGCCGCCGCCCTCCTCGCCGGCCCCGCCGCCGCCCAGGAAGCCCCCGCGGCGGAGGCGCCCGCGGCCGACGCCCCCGCGACCGGGGCGGCCCCCCTCCCCGAGCGCCTCCAGGCCGCCGGTGCGGAGCTGCGGCAGGTGCTCGCCTCCCCCGACGCGGTGCTCGATCCGGAACAGCGCGAGGCCAATCGGGACCGGGTGGTGCCGGCGATCTTGAAGATGCGCGGCCTGCTCAGCGAGGGCATCGAGGCCGGCATGGTGCCGCCCGCCGCCACCGGCGAGTTCGACATGATGCTCGCCCTCTACGAGCATGAGGAGACGGTGGAGCGGCTGGAGGCCGAAGCGGAAGCCGAAGGCCCCGCGGCCGACGGCGCCTTCGGCTCGCTCGTCGCGGCCGACGCCCTGGCCGCCACCGACGACGCCGGTCGCGACGCCGCGGTCGGGCGCTTCGCCGACCGGGCCGCCGAGCGGCCCGACAGCGAGGCGCTGGTCGGCGTCGGCGGCATGCTCATGAGCCTGCCGGGGATGGGTGAGGCCCAGCGTGAGCGGGTGATGGCGGTGCTGGACGAGACGCTCACCAGCGAGGGCGCCGCCCGCGTGGTGGCCGGGATGAAGGCGGAGTCCGAGGCCGAGGGCAAGCTCGACGCGCTCGTCGGCCAGCCGCTGGTGCTCGCGGGAACGACCGCCGACGGCGGCACGGTCTCCACCGCCGACTGGAAGGGCAAAGTCGTGCTGGTCGACTTCTGGGCCACCTGGTGCGGGCCGTGCATCGCCGAGCTGCCGAAGGTGAAGAAGGCCTACGCCGACTACAAGGACCAGGGCCTGGAGGTGCTGGGCGTCAGCTGCGACGCCTCCGCCGAGGACGTCACCTCCTTCGTCGCCGACCAGGACGGGATGCCGTGGCCGAACCTCTTCGAAGAGGGCCAGGACGGCTGGCACCCGCTCGCCACCGAGCTCGGCGTGCGGGCGATCCCGACCATGTTCCTCATCGACCGGGCCGGGATCGTCCGCAGCGTGACCGCGCGGGAGGATTACAAGGAGCTGATCCCGGTGCTGCTCGCCGAGGAAGCGCCGTCGATGTGA
- a CDS encoding 3-isopropylmalate dehydrogenase has translation MSLSIAVIAGDGIGPEVVDAALEVLDATGLATEREAFPFSAAHYLQTGAVLTDADVRRLRRFDAILLGAVGGQPNDPRLAGGVIEKGILLKLRFDLDQYVNYRPVKLYPGIDTPLRGRGPEDIDFVCIRENTEGLYAGMGGAARVGTPQEVSTQTMLTTAFGVERCVRYAFGVAQHRERAHLTLIHKTNVLTHAGATWKRVFDGVAAEFPQVETGYHHVDACCMHMVANPGQYDVLVVPNMFGDIITDLGAAIAGGMGIAASGNLNPDGTAPSMFEPVHGSAPDIAGQNLANPIAAIDSLGLLLRETGRIKGDGEAVEAGDRVGEAVRAVTPRFAGKGLDRSGYGTDEVTAMVIAALA, from the coding sequence ATGAGCCTCTCCATCGCTGTGATCGCCGGTGACGGCATCGGTCCCGAAGTCGTCGATGCCGCGTTGGAGGTGCTCGACGCAACCGGGCTGGCCACCGAGCGGGAAGCGTTCCCCTTCTCCGCCGCCCACTACCTCCAGACCGGGGCGGTTCTCACCGACGCCGACGTCCGGCGTCTCCGCCGCTTCGACGCGATCCTGCTCGGCGCCGTGGGCGGGCAGCCCAACGACCCGCGGCTCGCGGGCGGCGTCATCGAGAAGGGGATCCTGCTGAAGCTCCGCTTCGACCTGGACCAGTACGTCAACTACCGGCCGGTCAAGCTCTACCCCGGCATCGACACGCCGCTGCGGGGACGCGGGCCGGAGGACATCGACTTCGTCTGCATCCGCGAGAACACCGAGGGCCTCTACGCCGGCATGGGCGGCGCCGCCCGCGTGGGCACGCCGCAGGAGGTCAGCACGCAGACCATGCTGACGACCGCCTTCGGCGTCGAGCGTTGCGTGCGGTACGCCTTCGGCGTCGCGCAGCACCGGGAACGCGCGCACCTCACGCTGATCCACAAGACCAACGTCCTGACGCACGCCGGCGCGACCTGGAAGCGCGTCTTCGACGGCGTCGCCGCGGAGTTCCCGCAGGTCGAGACCGGCTACCACCACGTCGACGCCTGCTGCATGCACATGGTCGCGAACCCCGGCCAGTACGACGTGCTCGTGGTGCCCAACATGTTCGGCGACATCATCACCGACCTGGGCGCCGCCATCGCCGGCGGCATGGGCATCGCCGCCAGCGGCAACCTCAACCCCGACGGCACCGCCCCGTCGATGTTCGAGCCCGTCCACGGATCCGCTCCCGACATCGCCGGTCAGAACCTTGCCAACCCCATCGCCGCCATCGACTCGCTCGGGCTCCTGCTCCGCGAGACCGGCCGCATCAAGGGCGACGGCGAAGCGGTGGAGGCCGGCGACCGCGTGGGCGAAGCCGTGCGGGCGGTGACGCCGCGCTTCGCCGGCAAGGGGCTCGACCGCAGCGGCTACGGCACGGACGAGGTGACCGCGATGGTCATCGCGGCCCTCGCCTGA
- a CDS encoding 6-carboxytetrahydropterin synthase: MFELTRTLRFCPSGDPGAPRDNAHAAWPPPRGLAGVLSLDLTIAGRPDPGTGVLLNVKDLDAAFAAAALPRFRAAAGAEPAGLLRGVAQALAPTLPFPLLRLRLSASASASTELRPADMSRVILRQRFSFSAAHRLQADALSEEENRTLFGKCNRPSFHGHNYELEVAAAAAIAPDGRSLEPAALDAAVRTRVIDTLDHRNLNTDVAAFATRNPTVEHIAQTCWDLLAGGLPEGAELQEVVVWETDRTSCAYRGG, from the coding sequence TTGTTCGAGCTGACCCGAACCCTCCGCTTCTGCCCCTCGGGCGACCCCGGGGCCCCGCGGGACAACGCCCACGCCGCGTGGCCGCCGCCGCGTGGGCTCGCGGGCGTCCTGAGCCTCGATCTCACCATCGCCGGCCGGCCCGACCCCGGCACCGGCGTGCTGCTGAACGTCAAGGACCTCGACGCCGCCTTCGCCGCCGCGGCGCTGCCGCGCTTCCGCGCCGCCGCGGGAGCGGAGCCCGCCGGCCTGCTGCGGGGCGTGGCGCAGGCGCTGGCGCCGACGCTGCCCTTCCCGCTCCTGCGGTTGCGGCTCTCCGCCTCCGCGTCCGCCTCCACCGAGCTCCGACCCGCCGACATGTCCCGCGTCATCCTCCGCCAGCGATTCTCCTTCTCCGCCGCCCACCGGCTGCAAGCCGACGCCCTGAGCGAAGAGGAGAACCGGACGCTCTTCGGCAAGTGCAACCGTCCGAGCTTCCACGGCCACAACTACGAGCTGGAGGTCGCGGCCGCCGCCGCAATCGCCCCCGATGGACGCTCGCTGGAGCCCGCCGCGCTCGACGCCGCCGTCCGGACCCGCGTGATCGACACGCTCGACCACCGCAACCTCAACACCGACGTCGCCGCCTTCGCCACCCGCAATCCGACCGTCGAGCACATCGCCCAGACGTGCTGGGACCTGCTCGCCGGCGGTCTGCCCGAGGGGGCCGAGCTCCAGGAGGTGGTCGTCTGGGAGACCGACCGGACCAGCTGCGCCTACCGCGGCGGCTAG
- a CDS encoding tetratricopeptide repeat protein has protein sequence MHSERTGEERGGGRRAAVGAVGVVLASLVALVAAWVLLGGLRPAEPLSLEAAQARAAELGERMRAGVQNGRDVRPLAADLEALVAERPDLAAGWTLLGQVRLLAGRGEAAHAALARSLELRSAGGADAADAELHLLAGGAAEQVGRLEEAEAHFASATRLAPRDARATLRLAHAARRLGRGDVAATLAEKATRLDAGLATAWGLLGHLRAEAGDDAGARAALDRAVGLTAETGGPEARAYALSLARLLLVDARPLDAARVLRLPDPDDFYSPAVMALHAEALAAAGEPGAAANYHERWLALDPANALAAAEATRWYLAAGDPEQAAATLVVLERIDPRDGRLPGLRAALDTARSAAAAG, from the coding sequence ATGCACAGCGAGCGGACTGGTGAAGAGCGGGGGGGAGGTCGCCGGGCAGCGGTCGGCGCGGTCGGCGTCGTGCTCGCGTCGCTGGTGGCGCTCGTGGCGGCGTGGGTCCTTCTGGGCGGGCTGCGGCCGGCGGAGCCGCTGAGCCTGGAGGCGGCGCAGGCGCGGGCGGCGGAGCTGGGCGAGCGGATGCGGGCCGGCGTGCAGAACGGCCGCGACGTGCGGCCGCTGGCCGCCGACCTCGAAGCGTTGGTGGCCGAGCGGCCCGACCTCGCGGCCGGCTGGACGCTGCTCGGGCAGGTCCGGCTCCTCGCGGGACGGGGCGAGGCGGCCCACGCGGCGCTCGCCCGGTCGCTGGAGCTGCGGTCGGCCGGGGGCGCCGACGCCGCCGACGCCGAGCTGCACCTGCTCGCCGGCGGGGCGGCGGAGCAGGTCGGGCGGCTGGAGGAGGCCGAAGCACACTTCGCCTCCGCCACGCGGCTGGCCCCGCGCGACGCCCGCGCCACCCTCCGCCTGGCTCACGCCGCCCGGCGGCTCGGCCGCGGCGACGTCGCCGCCACGCTCGCGGAGAAAGCGACCCGGCTGGACGCGGGGCTGGCCACCGCCTGGGGGCTGCTCGGCCATCTGCGGGCGGAGGCCGGCGACGACGCGGGCGCCCGCGCCGCCCTCGATCGGGCCGTCGGCCTGACGGCGGAAACCGGGGGTCCCGAGGCCCGCGCCTACGCGCTCTCGCTGGCGCGGCTCCTCCTCGTCGACGCCCGCCCGCTCGACGCCGCCCGCGTGCTGCGGCTGCCCGACCCCGACGACTTCTACTCCCCCGCGGTCATGGCGCTCCACGCCGAGGCGCTCGCCGCCGCCGGCGAGCCCGGCGCGGCCGCCAACTACCACGAGCGCTGGCTGGCGCTCGACCCGGCCAACGCCCTGGCCGCCGCGGAGGCCACCCGCTGGTACCTCGCCGCCGGCGATCCGGAGCAGGCGGCGGCCACCCTGGTCGTGCTCGAGCGGATCGACCCGCGTGACGGGCGGCTGCCGGGCCTCCGGGCCGCGCTCGACACCGCCCGCTCCGCCGCCGCGGCCGGGTGA